A window from Salinigranum halophilum encodes these proteins:
- a CDS encoding helix-turn-helix domain-containing protein, which produces MRRSGTWMTIWDDRILEIIQREGSGSPTELAESKYIRVSPQHVSRRLKKLAEHGMLNHLGNGVYVITEIGEEYLDGEVDADELQDTSEENGAASA; this is translated from the coding sequence ATGCGCCGTTCGGGAACATGGATGACTATCTGGGACGACCGGATTCTGGAGATAATACAACGGGAGGGTTCGGGATCTCCAACAGAACTGGCTGAGAGCAAGTATATCCGGGTGTCGCCCCAACACGTTTCTCGCCGGCTCAAGAAGCTCGCCGAACACGGGATGCTCAATCACCTCGGGAACGGGGTGTACGTCATCACCGAAATCGGAGAGGAGTACCTGGACGGCGAGGTCGACGCCGACGAGTTGCAGGATACGAGCGAAGAGAACGGAGCTGCTTCAGCGTAA
- a CDS encoding DUF7845 domain-containing protein: MAHVASQVHEWSGNLLYADDGDTPYWALRQIFSDNGIGGGASNVLVEVDGTPWDVSLSHQKSGLEPRKTDNVEQLYEYRLNAQVAREDDRQTLALLFQPRLDWNDPERYPQTVPEATPESVNVRVEKAVNIEPTDTKNLIPKLLMKVFHSLAQWWNAEFFDGELHEFSCLTQLERYVRLQREQAHKIVRSDGVFHRLFHTVADVEGSKIVYSADNRDIVGHNHQVRLDTKAVNQVLSGWRTGGQFKHYHPEHVGERGEDDPLYHPKVGFLFKKKWNDGNSVPWSKVDQLNQQVEENLMNLLEWAGVPTKPGGWFVEDDHFAPVASERDVALYDDPTPEIEREQDSVILRTLSRLTDADHDVLESIALTDGGWHVDELEEETDWSSSTIYRVLNRLGGLLDSDNGNVQFVSAKIAERVQDVLSVANDVVETTARAIEDVLSVDPRDLERKGRAWQNWLNRYAAELVDEGGEDGRATIRIRTLMTELKSGTGEYAPKILNYGYIAWREAGRDGAVFRNARVVFDSVGGTVTANVKRLLTEARDDVVRIPG, from the coding sequence GTGGCGCACGTCGCGAGTCAGGTCCACGAGTGGTCTGGGAACCTTCTGTACGCCGACGACGGTGACACGCCGTACTGGGCGCTCAGGCAGATATTCAGTGACAATGGCATCGGCGGTGGAGCGTCGAACGTTCTCGTCGAGGTCGACGGGACACCGTGGGACGTCTCGTTGTCGCACCAGAAGAGCGGGCTCGAACCCCGCAAGACCGACAACGTCGAGCAGCTGTACGAGTACCGACTGAACGCCCAAGTCGCGCGAGAAGACGACCGACAGACGCTCGCACTTCTGTTCCAGCCGCGTCTCGACTGGAACGACCCAGAGCGGTACCCACAAACGGTTCCAGAGGCCACGCCTGAGTCGGTGAACGTCCGCGTCGAGAAGGCCGTGAACATCGAGCCCACAGACACGAAGAACCTGATTCCGAAGCTGCTGATGAAGGTGTTCCATTCGCTCGCACAGTGGTGGAACGCTGAGTTCTTCGACGGAGAGCTTCACGAGTTTTCCTGTCTCACGCAGTTAGAGCGGTACGTCCGTCTCCAGCGCGAACAGGCACACAAAATCGTCCGGTCGGACGGCGTGTTTCACCGACTCTTCCACACGGTCGCGGACGTGGAGGGCTCGAAGATCGTCTACTCAGCGGACAATCGAGATATCGTGGGCCACAACCACCAGGTCCGACTCGACACCAAAGCAGTGAATCAGGTGCTCTCTGGCTGGCGAACTGGTGGGCAGTTCAAGCACTACCACCCCGAGCACGTGGGCGAGAGAGGAGAAGATGATCCGCTGTACCATCCGAAGGTGGGCTTCCTGTTCAAAAAGAAGTGGAACGACGGGAACTCGGTCCCGTGGTCGAAAGTCGACCAGCTGAACCAGCAGGTCGAGGAGAACTTGATGAACCTCCTGGAGTGGGCAGGTGTCCCAACGAAGCCGGGAGGCTGGTTCGTCGAAGATGACCACTTCGCGCCTGTCGCATCTGAGCGCGACGTCGCGTTGTACGACGACCCGACGCCGGAGATTGAGCGCGAGCAGGACAGCGTCATTCTCCGGACGCTCTCTCGACTAACCGACGCGGACCACGACGTCCTGGAGAGCATCGCTCTCACTGACGGTGGGTGGCACGTCGACGAACTCGAGGAGGAGACTGACTGGAGCTCATCGACGATTTACCGCGTGCTGAACCGCCTCGGTGGACTGCTCGACTCGGACAACGGGAACGTGCAGTTTGTGAGCGCGAAGATTGCCGAGCGCGTTCAGGACGTCCTCAGCGTGGCGAACGACGTCGTCGAGACGACGGCACGGGCGATTGAAGACGTGCTGTCGGTCGACCCGCGCGATCTAGAGCGAAAGGGTCGTGCGTGGCAGAACTGGCTGAATCGGTACGCGGCCGAGCTCGTCGACGAGGGTGGTGAGGACGGTCGCGCGACGATTCGGATTCGGACGCTGATGACCGAGCTGAAGAGTGGAACCGGTGAGTACGCGCCCAAGATACTGAACTACGGATACATCGCGTGGCGTGAGGCCGGGCGTGACGGTGCGGTCTTCCGGAATGCTCGCGTGGTGTTCGATTCGGTTGGAGGGACGGTGACAGCGAACGTGAAGCGCCTCCTGACGGAAGCTCGCGACGACGTCGTTCGGATTCCCGGCTGA
- the mptA gene encoding GTP cyclohydrolase MptA gives MSHQLPDVQATRPDVTVGLSQVGVTGVEKLVKIARNGKRPLVLMAEFEVFVDLPGGRKGIDMSRNMQVIDEVLEEAVSEPAYRVEDVCGDAAERLLAKHDYTSSAEVHMEAELILKEDTPESGLSTQSSVDIIASAVATEEGTREEIGARVVGMTVCPCSQGMSASRARETLLDLGVDEETTEEFLEKVPQPGHSQRGHATLTVTSDGSPDVDLIDIVDIARDSMSARIYNLAKRPDEDHMTYHAHANAKFVEDCVRSLAEQSVEKFDHLPDDAVIHMKQSNDESIHQHNAHAERELTMAQLREELDG, from the coding sequence ATGAGCCACCAACTGCCCGACGTGCAGGCGACGCGGCCCGACGTGACCGTGGGGCTGAGCCAGGTCGGCGTGACCGGCGTCGAGAAGCTCGTGAAGATCGCGCGCAACGGGAAGCGCCCGCTCGTCCTGATGGCCGAGTTCGAGGTGTTCGTCGACCTCCCAGGGGGGAGAAAGGGAATCGACATGAGCCGGAACATGCAGGTCATCGACGAGGTCCTCGAAGAGGCCGTCTCCGAGCCCGCCTACCGGGTCGAAGACGTCTGCGGCGACGCCGCAGAGCGCCTCCTCGCGAAACACGACTACACCTCGTCGGCGGAGGTCCACATGGAGGCGGAGCTCATCCTCAAAGAGGACACGCCCGAGAGCGGCCTCTCCACCCAGAGCAGTGTCGACATCATCGCCTCCGCGGTCGCAACCGAGGAGGGCACCCGCGAGGAGATCGGCGCGCGAGTCGTCGGAATGACGGTCTGTCCCTGCTCGCAGGGGATGTCCGCCTCCCGCGCCCGTGAGACCTTGCTCGACCTCGGTGTCGACGAGGAGACGACCGAGGAGTTCCTCGAGAAGGTCCCCCAGCCCGGTCACTCACAGCGCGGGCACGCCACGCTCACCGTGACGAGCGACGGCTCGCCCGACGTCGACCTCATCGACATCGTCGACATCGCGCGCGACTCGATGAGCGCACGCATCTACAACCTCGCGAAGCGCCCCGACGAGGACCACATGACGTACCACGCCCACGCGAACGCGAAGTTCGTCGAGGACTGCGTGCGCTCTCTGGCCGAACAGAGCGTCGAGAAGTTCGACCATCTGCCGGACGACGCGGTCATCCACATGAAACAGTCGAACGACGAGTCCATCCACCAGCACAACGCCCACGCCGAACGCGAACTGACGATGGCACAGCTCCGCGAGGAACTCGACGGCTAA
- a CDS encoding TrmB family transcriptional regulator, protein MATLRDLGLSEYEARSYRALLRLGPATAKELSRASDVPMGRVYDVLNSLEQWGLVRSQASSRPKKYIGVEPETGLERLLDDRKSELERKAQQYESIVSELSTELDAHRPADEQFWTAAVGADESADLLVERLAAADQRLIMVIGTPSPQFDIGRVSQRVVDRLDEALARGVEVSLLLSPGLVDSIPETVWDDYHGRLVTNDAFEARVDDAITGSFHLIDDVEVCLEVPNPLDPTQAFAMIALTDPGFTSNLRETFDRQWVDAEPLSL, encoded by the coding sequence ATGGCGACACTGCGCGACCTCGGGCTGTCCGAGTACGAAGCTCGGTCGTACCGGGCCCTGCTTCGCCTCGGCCCGGCGACGGCGAAGGAGCTCTCGCGGGCGAGTGACGTCCCGATGGGGCGGGTGTACGACGTCCTCAACAGCCTCGAACAGTGGGGACTGGTCCGGAGCCAGGCGTCGAGTCGGCCGAAGAAGTACATCGGCGTCGAACCCGAGACGGGGCTCGAGCGCCTCCTCGACGACAGGAAGTCCGAACTCGAGCGGAAGGCCCAGCAGTACGAGTCCATCGTCTCCGAGTTGTCGACGGAACTCGACGCACACCGCCCGGCCGACGAGCAGTTCTGGACCGCGGCGGTCGGGGCAGACGAGAGCGCAGACCTCCTCGTCGAACGCCTGGCGGCCGCCGACCAGCGGCTCATCATGGTCATCGGGACTCCCTCGCCGCAGTTCGATATCGGCCGGGTGAGCCAGCGGGTCGTCGACCGGCTCGACGAGGCGCTCGCCCGCGGCGTCGAGGTCTCGCTGCTCCTCTCGCCGGGCCTCGTCGACTCCATCCCCGAGACGGTCTGGGACGACTACCACGGCCGGCTGGTGACGAACGACGCATTCGAGGCGCGCGTCGACGACGCCATCACCGGCTCGTTCCACCTCATCGACGACGTCGAGGTCTGTCTCGAGGTGCCGAACCCGCTCGACCCGACGCAGGCGTTCGCGATGATCGCGCTCACCGACCCCGGGTTCACCTCGAACCTGCGGGAGACGTTCGACCGGCAGTGGGTGGATGCCGAGCCGCTGTCGCTGTGA
- a CDS encoding DUF255 domain-containing protein encodes MNDEGAAEPAVGVDWREWGEASFAEARERDVPVLLSLTATWCSACHEMDRETYASPRVAAVIRDGYVPVRVDVDRHPRVRERYNMGGFPSTVFCTPAGEVLTGTTYLGPDGMKQVLDRMRETWTERGEAAGSVPRALAGDPTPAGEVTTAIEEHLAGQLGVQYDHDFGGWGTDAKFPMPRTVEFALKRERHQALSTLDVIERNLFDEVDGGFFRYATTRDWSEVEREKLLATNAALVRAYANGYLYTGDERYRETARATVDFLTDDLWTGQAVGGSLGPAAESNYYDRADEERADAAPPRRDLTVYAGDNGLAAEALLTLSAYTDDDDAREAAERILDHLEQELLDDGVVTRYRDGGETGEQGLLAEQARVAAAFCRAEQVLGEGVETARAVVDHAIETLHDDGSFRDGPATGAGLVDRPLRPIDDNVDLAEACLDLAALTGEETYREVARDTVAAFAGATERIGIQVAGYGAVAARLCRPDLVVEVPRGSDLHRAAHRIADHEKVVVPGSDDAATVRVGDDRRTATTPKELMDAVSALQ; translated from the coding sequence ATGAACGACGAGGGCGCAGCGGAGCCGGCGGTCGGCGTCGACTGGCGCGAGTGGGGCGAAGCGAGTTTCGCGGAGGCACGCGAGCGCGACGTGCCCGTGCTCCTCTCGCTGACTGCGACGTGGTGTAGCGCCTGCCACGAGATGGACCGCGAGACGTACGCGTCGCCGCGCGTCGCCGCGGTGATTCGAGACGGCTACGTACCGGTCCGGGTCGACGTCGACCGTCACCCGAGGGTCAGAGAGCGGTACAACATGGGCGGCTTCCCGTCGACGGTGTTCTGCACGCCCGCCGGCGAGGTGCTCACGGGGACGACGTATCTCGGCCCGGACGGGATGAAGCAGGTACTCGACCGGATGCGCGAGACGTGGACCGAACGGGGCGAAGCGGCGGGGAGCGTTCCGCGCGCGCTCGCCGGCGACCCAACGCCCGCGGGCGAGGTGACGACGGCCATCGAAGAGCACCTCGCCGGCCAACTCGGCGTGCAGTACGACCACGACTTCGGCGGGTGGGGCACCGACGCGAAGTTCCCGATGCCCCGAACGGTCGAGTTCGCCCTGAAACGCGAGCGCCACCAGGCGCTGTCGACGCTCGACGTGATCGAGCGCAACCTGTTCGACGAGGTCGACGGCGGGTTCTTCCGCTACGCGACGACCCGCGACTGGAGCGAGGTCGAGCGCGAGAAGTTGCTCGCGACGAACGCGGCGCTCGTTCGCGCGTACGCGAACGGCTACCTGTACACGGGCGACGAGCGGTACCGCGAGACGGCGCGGGCGACCGTCGACTTCCTGACCGACGACCTCTGGACGGGACAGGCCGTCGGCGGCAGTCTCGGCCCGGCCGCGGAGTCCAACTACTACGACCGCGCCGACGAGGAGCGCGCCGACGCCGCCCCGCCACGGCGTGATTTGACCGTCTACGCCGGCGACAACGGCCTCGCGGCGGAGGCGCTTCTCACCCTCTCCGCGTACACGGACGACGACGACGCGCGCGAGGCCGCCGAGCGAATCCTCGACCATCTCGAACAGGAACTCCTCGACGACGGCGTCGTGACGCGCTATCGTGACGGCGGCGAGACGGGCGAACAGGGACTGCTCGCCGAACAGGCCCGTGTCGCGGCCGCCTTCTGTCGGGCCGAACAGGTCCTCGGCGAGGGCGTCGAGACCGCACGGGCCGTCGTCGACCACGCCATCGAGACGCTCCACGACGACGGGTCGTTCCGTGACGGGCCCGCCACGGGTGCGGGCCTCGTCGACCGCCCGCTCCGACCCATCGACGACAACGTCGACCTCGCGGAGGCCTGTCTGGACCTCGCGGCCCTGACGGGCGAGGAGACGTATCGAGAGGTCGCCCGTGACACCGTCGCGGCGTTCGCCGGGGCGACAGAGCGGATCGGTATCCAGGTCGCTGGCTACGGTGCCGTCGCGGCACGGCTCTGTCGGCCGGACCTCGTCGTCGAGGTGCCACGGGGGAGCGACCTCCACCGGGCGGCCCACCGCATCGCCGACCACGAGAAGGTCGTCGTCCCCGGTTCGGACGACGCTGCGACGGTCCGTGTCGGCGACGACCGGCGGACGGCGACAACACCGAAAGAGTTGATGGACGCGGTCTCGGCGCTCCAGTGA
- a CDS encoding tyrosine-type recombinase/integrase, giving the protein MSSLDPLEPEAAVDLYLDHRRDEVSEETLSSHRYRLGAFVDWCEEEGIYNMNDVSGRDLHAYRVYRRTEHELRPMTLQGQLSTLRVFLRFCASIDAVEDDTASKVLLPTVRGEDQARETLLAEDRAEEILEYLQKFHYGSRAHVLFCLFWYTGMRTGGARAIDLDDYDSDDNAIELVHRPEEDTPLKNGTGGERFIALSPGLTEILDDYITGPRIDIEDEYGREPLLTTTRGRPATGTIRDIVYHWTRPCYIGRECPHDRDPDECDAANGGAPTGCPSVRSPHDIRSGAITSHLLEDVPVEVVSDRMDVSQDVLDRHYDRRTEREKMEQRREYLWD; this is encoded by the coding sequence ATGAGCAGCCTCGACCCGCTCGAACCCGAGGCTGCGGTTGACCTCTATCTGGACCACCGGCGTGATGAGGTGAGCGAAGAGACGCTTTCCTCGCACCGCTACCGACTCGGTGCGTTCGTCGACTGGTGTGAGGAGGAAGGAATCTACAATATGAACGATGTCTCAGGGCGTGACCTCCACGCATATCGGGTCTATCGTCGCACCGAGCACGAGCTCCGACCCATGACCCTCCAGGGACAGCTCTCGACGCTCCGTGTGTTCCTCCGGTTCTGTGCCTCTATCGACGCCGTCGAAGACGACACAGCGTCGAAGGTACTCCTGCCGACCGTCCGCGGGGAGGACCAGGCCCGTGAGACGCTCCTCGCCGAGGACCGCGCCGAGGAAATCCTCGAGTATCTCCAGAAGTTCCACTACGGCAGTCGCGCGCACGTCCTGTTCTGCCTGTTCTGGTACACTGGAATGCGCACGGGTGGTGCGCGGGCGATCGACCTTGACGACTACGACTCAGACGACAACGCGATCGAGCTGGTCCACCGCCCCGAAGAGGACACACCGCTGAAGAACGGGACCGGTGGTGAACGATTCATCGCGCTCTCTCCGGGTCTGACGGAGATTCTCGATGACTACATCACGGGACCCAGAATCGACATCGAGGACGAGTACGGCCGTGAACCACTGCTGACGACCACACGTGGTCGGCCGGCGACGGGAACGATTCGGGATATCGTCTACCACTGGACTCGTCCGTGCTACATTGGTCGGGAGTGTCCGCACGACCGCGACCCAGACGAGTGTGATGCGGCGAATGGCGGAGCCCCGACTGGGTGTCCTTCGGTTCGTTCCCCGCACGACATCCGCTCCGGCGCGATCACGTCACACCTGCTCGAAGACGTCCCGGTCGAAGTCGTCAGCGACCGGATGGACGTCAGTCAGGACGTCCTGGATCGTCACTACGACCGACGCACCGAGCGCGAGAAAATGGAACAGCGCCGGGAGTACCTCTGGGACTAA
- a CDS encoding DUF7386 family protein, giving the protein MTKRTSLKLTDDRQLLLDRATEIVAEGPDDDPPMSVVLDAALTHLVESRENLEAVRDRYPPQEVKDCCNTSVLGLRYRTSIESRWR; this is encoded by the coding sequence ATGACGAAGCGAACGAGTCTGAAACTCACTGACGACCGGCAGCTACTGTTGGACCGTGCGACCGAGATTGTGGCCGAGGGACCGGACGACGACCCGCCGATGTCGGTCGTGCTCGACGCCGCGCTCACGCACTTGGTGGAATCGCGCGAGAATCTGGAGGCCGTTCGGGACCGCTACCCGCCGCAGGAAGTAAAGGACTGCTGTAACACGTCCGTTCTCGGGCTCCGGTATCGGACGAGTATCGAAAGTCGGTGGCGTTGA
- a CDS encoding helix-turn-helix domain-containing protein: MQLLDDRILEKLAREGLSWPSQMARDPRVGGSETRVHERCQVLCEAGLIEPFLDEPDVEMFEISAWGMLYLEGEVDADLDRPTPGMRPPDKVRPGWWAGFG, encoded by the coding sequence ATGCAACTGCTCGACGACCGAATTCTCGAAAAGCTCGCGCGGGAGGGCCTCTCGTGGCCGTCACAGATGGCTCGGGACCCTCGCGTGGGTGGTTCGGAGACTCGGGTTCACGAGCGGTGCCAGGTGTTGTGTGAAGCTGGCCTGATTGAGCCGTTTCTCGACGAGCCCGACGTGGAGATGTTCGAGATCTCGGCGTGGGGAATGCTGTATCTAGAGGGCGAGGTTGACGCTGATTTAGATCGTCCGACACCAGGGATGCGGCCACCGGATAAGGTGAGGCCGGGTTGGTGGGCTGGGTTTGGGTGA
- a CDS encoding helix-hairpin-helix domain-containing protein produces the protein MRQQIIEEYPSVKDLEVVLKNKLSRKESQEFLKEEMGFFVHTGSDSDVAKVGSHLLYDIDSLIRLKRKLSARNRNEKSTAFVVESLASLDEIEGDLKRRKQDAEVFDNDSNLTISDTKRSENAVRVEISYTHRKENNRNLMDARNRTTSFKIKNTNEDNIFRVDHSFFNADEFTAAKNLFGEWDRRRQISGESSVSRADISLDAIPSLEDRVDFFDDFLTYNPGNWDLRNVSHLGVRQDEDPDESDELDSTGEFEDLVDNHLSNIKELALTGQSVRENKIVEKCIENGFYFDSAKIYCENTERARGVEITLRFKEKGRNAFDLSITGEYELVSGGKNEDPFGLQFRKTTRHKFRDAVVDLYGEYKDMPDLIEERGETFSFQDLPDIGSTIEGRLKEVYGSVSDVIAADIEELQEIDGIGPATAKRIKALQS, from the coding sequence ATGAGACAACAGATTATCGAGGAGTATCCATCAGTCAAGGACTTGGAGGTTGTTCTTAAAAATAAGTTAAGCCGAAAGGAATCCCAAGAATTTCTGAAAGAAGAGATGGGCTTCTTTGTACACACAGGGTCTGATTCAGATGTGGCCAAGGTGGGTAGCCACTTACTCTACGACATTGATAGTCTGATACGCCTAAAGCGAAAGTTATCCGCGCGGAACCGAAATGAAAAGTCAACAGCATTTGTCGTGGAGTCTCTGGCATCACTTGACGAAATCGAAGGCGATCTCAAGCGCAGAAAACAAGACGCGGAGGTGTTTGACAACGACTCTAATTTAACTATTTCTGACACAAAGCGGAGCGAAAATGCTGTCAGGGTAGAAATAAGCTATACCCACCGGAAAGAGAATAATCGAAACTTGATGGATGCCAGGAACCGGACGACCTCATTCAAAATAAAAAATACCAACGAAGATAATATTTTTCGGGTAGATCACTCGTTTTTTAATGCGGACGAGTTTACTGCCGCGAAGAATTTATTCGGGGAATGGGACCGGAGGCGGCAAATCAGTGGTGAATCCTCAGTAAGTCGTGCAGATATAAGTCTAGACGCAATTCCGTCACTAGAGGATAGAGTAGACTTCTTTGACGATTTCTTAACATACAATCCAGGGAATTGGGATCTCAGAAACGTCAGCCATCTTGGAGTCCGTCAGGATGAAGACCCCGATGAGAGTGATGAATTAGATTCTACCGGGGAGTTCGAAGATTTGGTTGACAATCATCTATCAAATATCAAGGAACTTGCACTCACGGGACAGAGCGTACGTGAGAACAAGATTGTTGAAAAGTGTATTGAGAATGGGTTCTATTTTGACTCAGCAAAAATCTACTGTGAAAATACGGAGCGAGCTCGAGGTGTAGAGATTACCTTGAGGTTTAAGGAGAAAGGGCGGAACGCATTTGACCTATCAATTACAGGAGAGTATGAACTGGTTTCTGGCGGGAAGAACGAGGACCCCTTTGGTCTACAGTTTCGAAAAACGACGCGACATAAATTTAGAGACGCTGTGGTTGACCTGTACGGGGAGTATAAAGATATGCCAGATTTAATCGAAGAAAGAGGAGAAACCTTCAGTTTCCAAGATTTGCCAGATATTGGATCCACTATCGAAGGGAGGCTAAAAGAAGTGTATGGTAGTGTATCGGACGTAATCGCTGCAGACATTGAGGAACTACAAGAGATAGATGGAATTGGTCCGGCCACAGCAAAGAGAATCAAAGCACTGCAGTCCTGA
- a CDS encoding DUF7563 family protein has product MTPLSAGTPENECLHCGAHVTSRFCRVFGDEQRRAHRCTECDTHIRISKGSAAGLDVDVPDPEIAEGRHGGEPA; this is encoded by the coding sequence GTGACGCCGCTCTCGGCCGGAACCCCCGAAAACGAGTGTCTCCACTGCGGAGCGCACGTCACGAGCCGATTCTGTCGCGTCTTCGGTGACGAGCAGCGACGAGCCCACCGTTGCACCGAGTGTGACACACATATTCGCATCTCCAAAGGGTCTGCAGCCGGGCTCGACGTCGACGTTCCTGACCCCGAAATCGCGGAGGGTCGCCACGGGGGTGAACCGGCGTGA
- a CDS encoding ABC transporter substrate-binding protein, with product MSTIRTLLVVSLVVVALLPVGVVPAGASEHCTFPVTSTDATGTAVTVSERPDEIVTLGPSAAQTLYEIDAWDRVVGVTDNADYLAGADEKTQIGNPYFETSAVTERTIAAQPDLVLVPNAYRFSVQVDTLRQAGVTVYVFDRATDIDDVVEKTRLIGDLVGSCESADETADTMETQLDTVRDALRDEEKPTGLYYFFGFTAGSDTFVDEILTTAGVENMAATGGANATQSSGYFLASPETVVAEDPQWFVLNGDEYSEARVPAGPNGAFTETTAYEQGNAVVLDANEVSQPAPRVMNALLDVVQAVHPDAYEEEIRDRLDRSDDLGGAKQVRSSTAADGTVRLEARNLGRDRQVSFAVPPRENATARLHHLNVSLSTLNPSFTADIRYLANETGPTGLNGTYAFSRFSLNTNGLPDEDVARLRFRFSVNDSALAVRNASAENVTLYRHDGTTWSALDTRVVDETNDTVVFEATSPGASTFVIGVPETDAAQAVTATPTPEPTPTPTSTSPTPAPETPTTMETSPTADPSTTDTSAPGFGIAVVAVALLLAVLLSRARVREE from the coding sequence ATGAGCACGATACGTACGCTCCTCGTCGTGTCACTCGTCGTCGTGGCGCTACTCCCAGTCGGCGTCGTTCCCGCAGGTGCCAGCGAGCACTGCACGTTTCCGGTGACATCGACCGACGCGACGGGGACCGCGGTGACCGTGAGCGAGCGGCCCGACGAGATAGTCACACTCGGTCCGAGCGCCGCCCAGACCCTCTACGAGATCGACGCGTGGGACCGCGTGGTCGGCGTCACGGACAACGCCGACTACCTCGCGGGCGCGGACGAAAAGACACAGATCGGCAACCCGTACTTCGAGACGTCGGCCGTGACCGAACGAACCATCGCGGCACAGCCGGATCTCGTCCTCGTCCCGAACGCCTACCGCTTCTCGGTCCAGGTCGACACGCTTCGGCAGGCGGGGGTGACCGTCTACGTCTTCGACCGCGCCACCGATATCGACGACGTCGTCGAGAAGACGCGGCTCATCGGCGACCTCGTCGGCTCCTGTGAATCGGCGGACGAGACTGCGGACACGATGGAGACGCAACTCGACACCGTCCGCGACGCCCTCCGAGACGAGGAGAAGCCGACGGGCCTGTACTACTTTTTCGGCTTCACCGCCGGTTCGGACACGTTCGTCGACGAGATACTGACCACTGCGGGCGTCGAGAACATGGCGGCCACGGGCGGGGCGAACGCGACCCAGTCGAGCGGCTACTTCCTCGCGAGCCCCGAGACGGTCGTCGCCGAGGACCCACAGTGGTTCGTCCTCAACGGCGACGAGTATAGCGAGGCGCGCGTTCCCGCCGGGCCGAACGGCGCGTTCACCGAGACGACGGCGTACGAGCAGGGGAACGCCGTCGTCCTCGACGCGAACGAGGTCTCACAGCCCGCCCCCCGGGTGATGAACGCGCTCTTGGACGTCGTCCAGGCGGTCCACCCTGACGCGTACGAGGAGGAGATTCGCGACCGACTCGACCGCTCTGACGACCTCGGCGGCGCGAAACAGGTCCGGAGTTCGACGGCCGCTGACGGCACCGTCCGACTTGAGGCGCGGAATCTGGGGCGCGACAGACAGGTGAGCTTCGCCGTGCCGCCTCGGGAGAACGCCACGGCGCGACTGCACCACCTGAACGTCTCGCTCTCGACGCTGAACCCCTCCTTCACCGCCGATATCCGGTATCTCGCTAACGAGACCGGGCCCACGGGCCTCAACGGGACGTACGCGTTCTCGCGGTTCTCCCTGAACACGAACGGACTCCCCGACGAGGACGTCGCGCGACTCCGCTTCCGGTTCAGCGTGAACGACTCCGCACTGGCTGTGCGGAACGCTTCCGCCGAGAACGTCACGCTGTACCGTCACGACGGGACTACCTGGAGCGCGCTCGACACGCGCGTGGTCGACGAGACGAACGACACCGTCGTCTTCGAGGCGACGTCGCCCGGGGCGTCGACGTTCGTCATCGGGGTCCCAGAGACCGACGCGGCACAGGCGGTCACCGCGACGCCGACGCCCGAACCGACGCCCACGCCGACGAGCACATCACCGACGCCAGCGCCGGAGACACCCACAACGATGGAGACCTCGCCGACAGCTGACCCGTCGACGACGGACACCAGCGCGCCCGGGTTCGGCATCGCTGTCGTCGCCGTCGCTCTCCTTCTCGCTGTATTACTCAGTCGCGCACGCGTGCGTGAGGAGTAA
- a CDS encoding FxsA family protein produces the protein MPRTRWLIASLLLIPLADALFLVVVSDFVGWKATVALVVLTGLVGMLLVRAEGRHTLRTFQRKVQTGDLPTNELLDGALLIAAGAFLLTPGLVTDTIGFLLAVPVTRYPIREVLKRVVVKPYLDKRMDGFVSGNVWTAGFPQENVSGSSEYVDVDGGTVNDDNR, from the coding sequence ATGCCGCGCACGCGCTGGCTCATCGCGTCGCTCCTGCTCATTCCCCTGGCGGACGCGCTGTTCCTCGTGGTCGTCTCGGACTTCGTCGGGTGGAAAGCCACTGTCGCCCTCGTCGTGCTGACGGGGCTCGTCGGGATGTTGCTCGTCCGTGCGGAGGGACGACACACGCTCCGCACGTTCCAGCGGAAGGTTCAGACGGGTGACCTCCCGACGAACGAACTCCTCGACGGGGCACTGCTCATCGCCGCCGGCGCGTTCCTCCTCACGCCGGGGCTCGTCACCGACACCATCGGCTTCCTCCTCGCGGTCCCGGTGACGCGCTACCCCATCCGGGAGGTGCTCAAACGTGTCGTCGTGAAACCGTACCTCGACAAGCGGATGGACGGGTTCGTCTCCGGGAACGTCTGGACGGCCGGCTTCCCACAGGAGAACGTGAGCGGTTCGAGCGAGTACGTCGACGTTGACGGCGGAACCGTGAACGATGATAACCGGTGA